The sequence below is a genomic window from Micromonospora aurantiaca ATCC 27029.
GAGCTGACGGCCCTCGACCTGACCCGCGCGCCCGAGGTGGACGCCTCGACGTTCCCGTCCGGGGTGAACGTCGAGTTCACTACGCCGGGCGAGCCGGTCGACGGCACCGACGGGCACGTGCTGATGCGGGTGTACGAGCGCGGCTCGGCCGAGACGCTGTCCTGCGGCACCGGCGCGTGCGCGGTGGCGGCGGTGGCGTTGCGCGACGCCGGCCTGGACACCGGCACGATGACTGTGGACGTGCCAGGCGGGCGTCTGACGGTCACCGTGACAGCCGATTCCTGCTGGCTCTCCGGCCCCGCCGTCCTGGTGGCGACAGGCACCCTGACCCCCGCCGCCCTGCACCCGTAGCCCGCGCCCTGCCCCGGCCCGCCCCGCCCCGGCCCGGCCCGGCCCCGCCCGGTGCCGCCCGCCCTCCCGCCCCCGTGATCAAGGAGTTTGTGGCGGATTCCCGGTGCTTCGGTGACGCGAACTCCTTGGTCAACACGCGCATGGTGAGTGGTGTCGGCGGCCCTGGCAGCCGTGGCCCCCGCTTCCGCCGGCGCACGGTCGCCCAGCGTGATCAACACCAGCTCGGCGAAGTGGTCATATCGCGGAGCCTCTGATGCCGCCACTTCGGGGAACTGGTGTTGATCAAGGGTGATGATGCCGCCACTTCGGGGAAGTGGAGTCGATCAAGCTGCGGTGCGTCAGGGGGTGGCGCTGGCGTTGGCGGCGATCTCGGGGAGGTCGGCCGGGCCCGGGTCGGCCGCCGGGGCCGGCGTCGCGGCCGGGTTCTGCGCGGCGGCCCGTACCGCGGCGGCCACGGCCGGGGCGACCCGGGAGTCGAAGACGCTCGGCACGATCACCGTCGGGTTGATCTTGTCTTCGCCGACCACGTCCGCGATGGCCCGCGCGGCGGCGAGCGCCATCTCCTCGGTGAACTCCTCGGCGTGCGCGTCGAGCATGCCGCGGAACACGCCGGGGAAGGCGAGCACGTTGTTGATCTGGTTCGGCTGGTCCGAGCGGCCGGTGGCGACCACCGCGGCGTACTTGCGCGCCTCCCGCGGGTCCACCTCCGGGTCGGGGTTGGCGAGCGCGAAGACGATCGAGTCCTTCGCCATCGCGGCGACGTCCTCGCCGGTGAGCAGGTTCGGCGCGCTCACGCCGATGAACACGTCCGCGCCGCGTACCGCCCCGGCCAGGTCACCGGAGTAGTTCTCCTTGTTGGTGTTCTCGGCCAGCCACTGCCAGGCCGGGTTGAGGTCCGGCAGTCCGCGGTGCAGGGCGCCCTGGCGGTCGTACGCGATGATGTCGCCCACGCCCTGGCGCAGCAGCAGCTTCATGATCGCGGTGCCGGCCGCGCCGGCGCCGGAGACCACGACCCGGACGTCCGCGAGCTGCTTGCCCACGACGCGCAACGCGTTCGTCAGCGCGGCCAGCACGCAGATCGCGGTGCCGTGCTGGTCGTCGTGGAAGACCGGGATGTCCAGGGCCTCGCGCAGCCGGGCCTCGATCTCGAAGCAGCGCGGCGCGGCGATGTCCTCCAGGTTGATGCCGCCGTACGCGGGCGCGATCGCCTTGACGATCGCCACGATCTCGTCGGTGTCCTGGGTGTCCAGCACGACCGGCCAGGCGTCCACCCCGCCGAAGCGCTTGAACAGCGCCGCCTTGCCCTCCATCACCGGCAGCGACGCGGCCGGCCCGAGGTTGCCCAGGCCGAGCACCGCGGTGCCGTCGCTGACCACGGCGACGGTGTTGCGCTTGATGGTGAGCCGGCGCGCGTCGGCCGGGTTCTCCGCGATCGCCATGCAGACCCGGGCCACGCCCGGGGTGTACGCGCGGGACAGCTCGTCGCGGGTGCGCAGCGCGACCTTCGGGGTGACCTCGATCTTGCCGCCGAGGTGCAGCAGGAAGGTGCGGTCGGAGACCTTGCGGACGTCCACCCCGTCGAGCGCGGTGAGCGCGTCGACGACCTGGTCGGCGTGGCCGGCGTCGGCGGTGTCGCAGGTGAGGTCGACGATCACGTGCGCGGGGTCGGAGTCGACCACGTCCAGCGCGGTGACGATGGCCCCGGCCTCACCGGCGGCGGTGGTGAGCCGGCCGATGGAGGAGGCGTCGGCGGGTACCGCGATCCGGATGGTGATGGAGAATCCGGCACTCGGCAGTCGGGTGTTGGCCACGAGAAACTCCTCCGTCGGCGCTGAGCGGCTCGACTGGCATTTCTACTCGCCCGCCCAGGTCGCCCGGCATCCGCCCCCGCTACCCGTCGGTAGCGTCACGGGCATAACACAGGTGCGTCCGGCGTTGTCACATGTCAGGATTGCTGTCACGCGCCGAAAATTCTCGGCGTTGCCCAAAACGGACAGGAGACGCATTTGCGCGAGCAGGAGACCTTCCATCCCTACACCGACGACGAGTTCGACGCCACCACCGGCGAGTACGAGCTGTCGGAGCGGCAGGCGCTGCGGCGGGTCCCCGGCCTCTCCACCGAACTCACAGACATCACCGAGGTCGAATACCGTCAGCTCCGGCTGGAGCGGGTCGTCCTCGTGGGGGTCTGGACCGAGGGCACCCAGTCCGACGCCGACAACAGCCTCACCGAGCTGGCGGCGCTGGCCGAGACGGCCGGTTCGCAGGTGCTCGAAGGGCTGATCCAGCGTCGTCACCGGCCCGACCCGGCCACGTACATCGGCCGCGGCAAGGTCGACGACCTGGGTGCGGTGGCGCTGTCCACCGGCGCCGACACGATCATCTGCGACGGTGAGCTGTCGCCGTCGCAGCTGCGCAACCTGGAGCAGCGCACCAAGGTCAAGGTGGTCGACCGGACCGCCCTGATCCTCGACATCTTCGCCCAGCACGCCAAGAGCAAGGAGGGCAAGGCGCAGGTCGAGCTGGCCCAGCTCGAATACCTGCTGCCGCGCCTGCGCGGCTGGGGCGAGACGCTGTCCCGGCAGACCGGTGGTAGCGGCCGCGGCGGTGGCGCCGGCGGCGGCGTGGGTCTGCGTGGTCCCGGTGAGACCAAGCTGGAGACCGACCGGCGGCGCATCCGCCACCGCATCGCGCGGCTGCGCCGCGAGATCAAGAGCATGGCGACGGTACGCCAGACCAAGCGCGCCCGGCGTACCCGTAACGCGGTTCCCGCGGTGGCCATCGCCGGCTACACGAACGCCGGCAAGTCCAGCCTGCTCAACCGCCTGACCGGGGCGGGTGTGCTGGTGGAGAACGCGCTGTTCGCCACGCTGGACCCGACCACCCGCCGGGCCACCACGTCCGACGGCCGGCTCTACACGCTGTCCGACACGGTCGGGTTCGTCCGGCACCTGCCGCACCAGATCGTCGAGGCGTTCCGCTCGACGCTGGAGGAGGTCGCCGACGCCGACCTGGTCGTGCACGTGGTCGACGGCACCCACCCGGACCCGGAGGAGCAGGTCCGGGCGGTACGCGAGGTGCTCGCCGAGGTGGGCGCGGACCGGCTGCCGGAACTCCTGGTGGTGAACAAGACCGACGCCACCGACGAGGAGACGATGCTGCGGCTCAAGCGGCTCTGGCCGGACGCGGTCTTCGTCTCCGCCCACAGCGGGCGCGGGATCGACGAGATGCGCGAGGCCGTCGAGCGGCGGCTGCCCCGGCCTGCGGTCGAGGTACGCGCGGTGCTCCCGTACGACCGGGGTGACCTGGTCTCCCGGGTGCACCGGCAGGGTGAGGTGCTCAGCACCGCGCACCTGCCCGAGGGCACGCTGGTGCACGTGCGGGTCAGCGA
It includes:
- the hflX gene encoding GTPase HflX: MREQETFHPYTDDEFDATTGEYELSERQALRRVPGLSTELTDITEVEYRQLRLERVVLVGVWTEGTQSDADNSLTELAALAETAGSQVLEGLIQRRHRPDPATYIGRGKVDDLGAVALSTGADTIICDGELSPSQLRNLEQRTKVKVVDRTALILDIFAQHAKSKEGKAQVELAQLEYLLPRLRGWGETLSRQTGGSGRGGGAGGGVGLRGPGETKLETDRRRIRHRIARLRREIKSMATVRQTKRARRTRNAVPAVAIAGYTNAGKSSLLNRLTGAGVLVENALFATLDPTTRRATTSDGRLYTLSDTVGFVRHLPHQIVEAFRSTLEEVADADLVVHVVDGTHPDPEEQVRAVREVLAEVGADRLPELLVVNKTDATDEETMLRLKRLWPDAVFVSAHSGRGIDEMREAVERRLPRPAVEVRAVLPYDRGDLVSRVHRQGEVLSTAHLPEGTLVHVRVSEGLAAELAPYRAGDRLTSDERVGAGR
- a CDS encoding NAD-dependent malic enzyme, with translation MANTRLPSAGFSITIRIAVPADASSIGRLTTAAGEAGAIVTALDVVDSDPAHVIVDLTCDTADAGHADQVVDALTALDGVDVRKVSDRTFLLHLGGKIEVTPKVALRTRDELSRAYTPGVARVCMAIAENPADARRLTIKRNTVAVVSDGTAVLGLGNLGPAASLPVMEGKAALFKRFGGVDAWPVVLDTQDTDEIVAIVKAIAPAYGGINLEDIAAPRCFEIEARLREALDIPVFHDDQHGTAICVLAALTNALRVVGKQLADVRVVVSGAGAAGTAIMKLLLRQGVGDIIAYDRQGALHRGLPDLNPAWQWLAENTNKENYSGDLAGAVRGADVFIGVSAPNLLTGEDVAAMAKDSIVFALANPDPEVDPREARKYAAVVATGRSDQPNQINNVLAFPGVFRGMLDAHAEEFTEEMALAAARAIADVVGEDKINPTVIVPSVFDSRVAPAVAAAVRAAAQNPAATPAPAADPGPADLPEIAANASATP